From one Pontibacillus sp. HMF3514 genomic stretch:
- a CDS encoding M20/M25/M40 family metallo-hydrolase, translating into MKRWQTKDSLVDLLCSLVEYPSITGSPAEIALVEYLFHQLSERHYFQQNPEHIKLHPLDDGRRLLTALVKQGNSSDTVVLLSHFDVVGVDDFGSKKNLAFHPKALTQDYHRYFDELPAPVQEDIQTGEWLFGRGIMDMKAGLTVHLSMLEKAMDGEFDGNILLLTVPDEEVNSLGMLQALPALTELREAEQLNYRACLNGEPMFSQYPGDPHNYVYSGSIGKLLPGFFCYGKETHVGEPFAGLNANLMVSYIAQELELNESFIETVGNETTPPPVSLMQRDLKEEYSVQTPQAAVAMYNVLYLKQSTREINEKLLHAAHRASKRITGHYKNKADAFHQEKPGLEFPEMDVSVMMYEELYEEAVSRYGSHEVERIQNLLISQREKGDREFSTLLVHELAALCKDLAPMIVLFYSPPFYPSVSSKQDPYIQNTLAYVKDYTRKHYYLDLEEIEFFPGLSDLSFIGPSTSQAPIGTMLDNMPLKGKGYDLSESMLQTLQMPILNVGPRGKDPHQWTERLELSYSFEYLPDILTNTIHYLLKNPAP; encoded by the coding sequence ATGAAGCGATGGCAAACGAAGGATTCGCTTGTTGATCTTTTGTGTTCGTTAGTCGAATACCCAAGTATTACTGGGAGCCCAGCAGAAATAGCATTAGTAGAGTATCTTTTTCATCAGTTATCTGAGCGCCATTATTTTCAACAAAACCCAGAACATATAAAGTTGCATCCATTAGATGATGGTCGCAGACTTTTAACTGCTCTTGTAAAGCAAGGGAACTCATCTGATACCGTTGTGCTTTTAAGCCATTTTGACGTAGTTGGAGTTGATGATTTTGGGTCTAAGAAAAACCTAGCCTTTCATCCAAAAGCTTTAACGCAAGATTACCATAGATATTTTGATGAATTGCCTGCTCCAGTTCAAGAAGACATTCAAACAGGTGAATGGTTATTTGGACGCGGCATTATGGATATGAAAGCGGGGTTAACGGTTCATTTGTCGATGTTAGAAAAAGCGATGGACGGAGAGTTTGATGGGAACATCTTATTGTTAACTGTTCCGGATGAAGAGGTCAACTCTTTAGGGATGTTACAAGCTTTGCCAGCCCTAACTGAACTTCGTGAAGCAGAACAACTTAATTATCGAGCCTGCTTAAACGGTGAGCCGATGTTTAGCCAATATCCTGGAGACCCGCACAATTATGTGTACAGTGGTTCAATTGGAAAGCTTTTGCCGGGATTCTTTTGTTATGGAAAAGAGACACATGTTGGAGAGCCTTTCGCAGGATTAAATGCGAATTTAATGGTAAGCTATATCGCTCAAGAGCTAGAGTTGAATGAGTCCTTCATAGAAACAGTTGGAAATGAAACAACACCTCCACCTGTGAGTTTAATGCAGCGTGATTTAAAGGAGGAATATTCCGTTCAAACTCCTCAGGCAGCCGTGGCTATGTATAACGTATTGTATTTAAAGCAATCAACGCGAGAAATAAATGAAAAACTTTTGCATGCTGCCCATCGTGCAAGTAAACGAATTACAGGTCATTATAAGAATAAGGCAGATGCGTTTCACCAAGAAAAGCCAGGTCTTGAATTCCCTGAAATGGACGTAAGCGTTATGATGTATGAAGAGCTATATGAGGAAGCTGTCTCCCGTTATGGAAGTCATGAGGTAGAGCGTATTCAAAACCTCTTGATTAGCCAACGTGAAAAAGGGGATCGTGAGTTTTCTACACTTCTAGTGCATGAGCTAGCAGCATTATGTAAAGACCTAGCTCCGATGATTGTGTTGTTTTACAGTCCGCCATTTTATCCGTCTGTATCATCAAAGCAGGATCCTTATATTCAGAATACGCTAGCCTATGTAAAAGATTACACAAGGAAACATTATTATTTAGACTTAGAGGAAATCGAGTTCTTCCCGGGATTATCTGATTTAAGCTTTATAGGACCTTCTACAAGTCAGGCTCCCATTGGTACCATGCTTGATAACATGCCGTTAAAGGGAAAAGGGTATGATTTATCGGAAAGTATGTTACAAACCTTGCAAATGCCAATTTTGAATGTGGGTCCACGTGGCAAAGATCCTCATCAGTGGACAGAACGACTTGAACTATCTTATAGCTTCGAGTATTTACCAGATATCTTGACCAATACCATCCATTATCTATTAAAAAATCCAGCCCCTTAA
- a CDS encoding glycerophosphodiester phosphodiesterase family protein yields MNTAIYAHRGASRIAPENTMPAFKLAKKIGADGIETDVQLTKDQIPVLIHDESLNRTTNGTGFIYQYTYEELKKLDAGSWFATKYKGTQIVSLEEFLKWIKDTKLNLNLELKNNIVDYSDIEYIVQEQLQHFNMGTRTVISSFNPNSIRRYNDFFPESDTALLLSKRVKDPLARVREVGANGLHTKYSVLTRRLVKDCHKNDLPLRIYTVNRPLRLMRCYKLNCNGIFTDVPHSAIEYQELYKHKYKQT; encoded by the coding sequence ATGAACACAGCTATCTATGCTCACCGTGGCGCAAGTCGTATTGCACCTGAAAATACGATGCCAGCATTTAAGCTCGCCAAAAAAATAGGTGCTGATGGTATTGAAACAGATGTTCAACTAACAAAAGATCAAATTCCTGTACTTATCCATGATGAATCCTTAAATCGCACAACAAATGGAACAGGTTTTATTTATCAATATACATATGAAGAATTAAAAAAACTAGACGCTGGCTCTTGGTTTGCAACGAAATACAAAGGAACCCAGATCGTTTCACTAGAAGAGTTCCTTAAATGGATTAAAGACACCAAATTAAACCTAAACTTGGAGTTGAAAAATAACATAGTCGATTATTCAGATATTGAATATATCGTTCAAGAACAACTCCAACATTTTAATATGGGAACCAGAACAGTTATTTCAAGTTTTAACCCAAACAGCATAAGAAGATATAATGACTTTTTCCCAGAATCCGATACTGCACTACTGTTATCAAAACGCGTGAAGGACCCATTGGCACGTGTTCGTGAAGTAGGTGCGAATGGATTGCATACCAAATACTCGGTGTTAACTCGTCGTTTAGTGAAAGATTGTCACAAAAACGATTTACCATTACGTATTTATACGGTAAACCGCCCTTTAAGATTAATGCGTTGTTATAAGTTAAACTGTAATGGAATATTTACAGATGTTCCGCATTCTGCTATTGAATATCAAGAACTCTACAAACATAAATATAAACAGACTTAA
- a CDS encoding NADP-dependent glyceraldehyde-3-phosphate dehydrogenase, with amino-acid sequence MTTHQAFKTLIHGEWNESQSKAKIEIHSPHKNELIGSVPSLSQEELNDSIEKTVAAQDQWAQTSLQERADILNKWADILEERQEDIGETIMQEVAKKKSSAVSEVSRTADYIRHTVEDALRIHGEVMRGDSFKGGSPNKIGMVEKEPLGTILAIGPFNYPVNLSASKVAPALMMGNSVIFKPATQGAISGIKMIEALIDAGLPKSLVTLATGRGSVIGDYLVQHPNVDMITFTGGTGTGRHIAQLSTMVPLVLELGGKDPAIVLNDADLDKAAEEIVAGAYSYSGQRCTAIKRVLVQDEVADLLVERITNKVKSLKVGMPEDNAVITPLINTKSADFVQSLIDDAKNQGASVLVGDKREDNLIYPTLLDHVTSDMKVAWEEPFGPVLPIIRISNENEAIELSNQSDYGLQASIFTKDTENAMKIADKLKVGSVQINAKTERGPDHFPFLGVKGSGLGVQGIRNSLLSVVRDKVKILNM; translated from the coding sequence ATTACAACGCATCAAGCTTTCAAAACACTAATTCATGGAGAATGGAATGAGAGTCAATCTAAGGCTAAGATTGAAATACATTCTCCTCATAAAAATGAACTAATCGGAAGTGTTCCTTCTTTATCTCAAGAAGAACTTAACGATTCCATAGAAAAAACAGTAGCAGCTCAGGATCAATGGGCTCAAACATCTCTTCAAGAGCGTGCGGACATCTTAAATAAGTGGGCAGACATTCTAGAAGAACGCCAGGAAGATATCGGCGAAACAATCATGCAGGAAGTTGCTAAAAAGAAGAGCTCAGCAGTATCAGAAGTTAGTCGAACTGCAGATTACATTCGCCACACAGTTGAAGATGCTTTACGTATTCACGGAGAAGTTATGCGCGGAGATTCATTCAAAGGAGGATCCCCTAACAAAATAGGAATGGTGGAAAAAGAGCCGCTTGGAACCATTTTAGCAATTGGACCATTCAACTACCCTGTAAACCTTTCTGCTTCAAAAGTAGCACCAGCTCTAATGATGGGGAACTCAGTCATCTTCAAACCAGCAACTCAAGGCGCAATCAGTGGCATTAAAATGATTGAAGCTCTTATTGATGCAGGATTACCTAAAAGCTTAGTTACACTAGCAACAGGCCGTGGTTCAGTAATTGGCGATTATTTAGTCCAACATCCTAATGTAGATATGATTACGTTCACAGGTGGAACTGGCACAGGTCGTCACATCGCACAATTATCAACAATGGTTCCTCTTGTATTAGAACTAGGTGGAAAAGACCCAGCAATCGTCTTAAACGATGCTGATCTTGATAAAGCAGCTGAGGAAATTGTAGCAGGTGCCTACAGCTACAGCGGGCAGCGCTGTACAGCAATCAAGCGTGTACTAGTCCAAGATGAAGTAGCAGACCTACTTGTTGAACGGATCACGAACAAAGTCAAAAGCTTAAAAGTTGGAATGCCAGAAGATAACGCTGTAATCACACCACTTATCAATACAAAATCGGCTGATTTCGTACAAAGTCTAATTGATGACGCGAAGAATCAAGGCGCTTCCGTACTTGTTGGAGATAAGCGTGAAGACAACTTAATTTATCCGACATTGCTAGACCACGTAACAAGCGATATGAAAGTTGCATGGGAAGAGCCATTCGGTCCAGTTCTTCCAATCATTCGTATTTCAAATGAAAACGAAGCAATTGAACTTTCCAACCAATCTGATTACGGATTACAAGCTAGCATCTTCACAAAAGACACAGAAAATGCAATGAAGATTGCAGACAAACTAAAAGTCGGCTCTGTTCAAATTAACGCAAAAACCGAACGCGGCCCAGACCATTTTCCATTCTTAGGAGTCAAAGGATCAGGCCTTGGCGTTCAAGGTATCCGCAACAGCTTGCTTTCTGTTGTTCGTGATAAAGTTAAGATTTTGAATATGTAA
- a CDS encoding M14 family zinc carboxypeptidase has translation MKKISIIITVFTLMFLTPVQEILAKQNIQPYQTYTYAKMKEDLVELDDHYGDLVEVYSIGKTPYNRELYLVKLGFGKANAFYNGSHHAREWITTTLNLKMIDTYASAYNTDSSLGGYNVKDLLHKTTIWFVPMVNPDGVTLQQVGLDAFPSSVHDNLIQMNEGSTNFKRWKANAQGIDLNRQYPVGWENVRNAHPDPNWRNYKGTKPFQAEEAKVMRDITHIINPDLSLAYHTAGRVLYWNFGVDPADLERDRAIAKKYETLAGYQMVHTNSGAGYTDWINGVFDKPGITPELGYYVGETEVKPDQFSEIWRRNKHAGLAMASEASNVSSSNTKTKDREESLFVDGSVKGALLPNSTETLYKQAQNAQEKLGLSIEQTVKLYSWYQKCGNSCSVKDTSLKDIFHDLQYFTSIKSKQGIKTDHAWTVTFATDVHKNSINQDNIYILNDQNQKVASQDLVINGNRVEIKPPEGNYESGKSYTIYVKGVQALDGKVMKKPVQMQFTTQ, from the coding sequence ATGAAAAAAATATCGATAATTATCACCGTTTTTACACTCATGTTTCTTACGCCAGTACAGGAAATACTGGCAAAGCAAAATATCCAACCCTATCAAACTTATACATATGCCAAAATGAAAGAAGATTTGGTGGAATTGGATGATCATTATGGGGATCTTGTAGAAGTGTACTCCATAGGTAAGACACCTTATAATAGGGAGTTATATTTAGTGAAGTTAGGATTTGGTAAAGCCAATGCTTTTTATAATGGCTCTCATCATGCTCGTGAATGGATTACCACAACCCTCAATTTGAAAATGATTGATACATACGCAAGTGCTTATAATACGGACAGTAGTCTTGGGGGCTATAATGTAAAAGACTTATTACATAAAACAACGATCTGGTTCGTACCAATGGTGAATCCAGATGGTGTTACACTTCAGCAGGTTGGTTTGGATGCTTTTCCAAGTAGTGTGCACGATAATTTGATTCAAATGAATGAAGGAAGTACAAACTTTAAGCGATGGAAGGCGAATGCTCAAGGAATTGACTTAAATCGCCAGTATCCTGTGGGGTGGGAGAACGTTCGAAATGCTCATCCTGATCCAAATTGGAGAAATTATAAAGGAACAAAGCCATTTCAAGCAGAAGAGGCTAAGGTGATGCGAGACATAACACATATTATTAACCCTGATTTATCACTTGCTTATCATACAGCTGGCAGAGTTCTTTACTGGAACTTTGGTGTAGATCCTGCTGACCTTGAGCGTGACCGTGCTATTGCTAAAAAGTATGAAACCTTGGCAGGGTATCAAATGGTTCACACAAACTCAGGAGCGGGTTATACCGATTGGATCAATGGTGTTTTTGACAAGCCTGGTATCACCCCTGAGCTAGGCTATTACGTCGGTGAAACCGAAGTGAAGCCAGACCAGTTCTCAGAGATTTGGAGACGTAACAAGCATGCTGGGTTAGCCATGGCTTCAGAGGCGAGCAATGTTAGTAGTAGCAATACAAAAACGAAGGATCGCGAAGAGTCGTTATTTGTAGATGGTTCTGTGAAAGGTGCGCTGCTGCCAAATTCAACTGAAACCCTATACAAACAAGCGCAAAATGCACAAGAAAAGCTAGGGTTATCGATAGAACAAACAGTAAAATTATATAGTTGGTATCAGAAGTGCGGCAATTCTTGTTCTGTTAAAGACACTAGTTTAAAAGACATCTTTCATGATCTACAGTACTTTACGAGCATAAAATCTAAGCAAGGTATAAAGACTGATCACGCTTGGACAGTAACATTTGCAACGGATGTCCATAAGAATTCTATTAATCAAGATAATATTTACATTTTAAATGACCAAAACCAAAAAGTTGCATCACAGGATCTTGTGATTAACGGAAATCGTGTGGAGATTAAGCCTCCAGAAGGAAACTATGAATCTGGTAAGTCTTATACTATCTATGTAAAAGGGGTTCAAGCTCTTGATGGAAAGGTAATGAAAAAACCAGTACAAATGCAGTTTACAACTCAATAA
- a CDS encoding DUF456 domain-containing protein has product MDIVLWIIVIASFIVSYIGLIYPVLPSPLFLWIGLLTYQFGINSDELSLWFWLTMAVLTFILIISDIIINSKAVKHYGGSKWGERMAGVGVIAGSFVFPPFGVIVVPFILVLITELVQKREMEEAFKSSLGALIGFLGGTVAKLFIQTFIIIWFLLSSFVW; this is encoded by the coding sequence ATGGATATTGTATTATGGATAATTGTAATAGCAAGTTTTATTGTTAGTTACATAGGTCTTATATACCCAGTATTACCAAGTCCGTTATTTTTATGGATAGGGTTGCTGACATATCAGTTTGGAATTAATTCAGATGAATTATCGCTTTGGTTTTGGTTAACTATGGCTGTACTCACGTTTATATTGATTATTTCAGATATTATTATTAACAGTAAGGCAGTAAAACACTATGGTGGTTCAAAATGGGGAGAGCGAATGGCTGGTGTAGGTGTTATTGCAGGCTCCTTTGTGTTTCCGCCTTTTGGTGTCATTGTTGTCCCTTTTATACTTGTCCTTATTACAGAGCTTGTCCAAAAGCGTGAGATGGAAGAAGCTTTTAAGTCCTCTCTTGGGGCATTGATCGGTTTTCTTGGTGGAACAGTTGCTAAGTTGTTCATTCAAACCTTTATAATCATCTGGTTTTTGCTTAGTTCTTTTGTGTGGTAA
- the pabB gene encoding aminodeoxychorismate synthase component I translates to MSSSPNLYFEYADEQGNKNPLLFKEPLKVIQTFHLDELEDVFAELEKATQQGYYVAGYIAYEAAPAFDAAYRVSEQGNEMPLAWFGVFEEPTNREPGKIEDTFNASEWRIETDYESYQSDMQRIRKGIEKGDTYQINYTTRMRAQLEGEPYAFYQHLSRNQNSSYCAFLDIGDYSILSASPELFFRKKGNVITTKPMKGTSKRGRWFEEDQTLAEDLYQSEKNRAENLMIVDLLRNDLGRMAKSGSVKVPRLFEIETYPTVHQMTSTIQGEIDEDKTIFDWFHALFPCGSITGAPKIRTMEYIAELETSPREVYCGAIGYITPEKDAVFNVPIRTVWVDNSSHQAEYGTGGGVTWDSTSKGEYEELQTKSKLLTEDRPSFQLLETMKLENQTYPLGSRHLNRLSQSAIYFGYELDKCSIEQELNHIAKDYPNGEYKVRLLVSDDGTFETQISEIQNKHEYMEAVLAKQSVDSSDPFLYHKTTHRAVYNNHKTLELSDPTSVLLWNEREEITEFIIGNVVLEINGKLLTPPVNSGLLAGTYRGNLLDRGVIEERVLYKNDIKICNKAWMINAVRGWVEVTLK, encoded by the coding sequence ATGAGTTCGTCTCCTAATCTTTATTTTGAATATGCTGATGAGCAGGGGAATAAAAATCCTTTGCTTTTTAAGGAACCTTTGAAAGTCATTCAAACTTTTCATTTAGATGAACTAGAGGATGTTTTTGCAGAATTAGAAAAAGCGACACAGCAGGGCTACTATGTTGCTGGATATATAGCTTATGAAGCTGCGCCTGCGTTTGATGCTGCTTATCGGGTGAGTGAACAAGGAAATGAGATGCCTCTGGCATGGTTTGGAGTGTTCGAAGAGCCTACTAATCGTGAGCCAGGAAAAATAGAGGATACCTTTAATGCTTCTGAGTGGAGAATAGAAACTGATTACGAATCCTACCAAAGCGATATGCAACGTATTCGTAAGGGTATTGAAAAAGGAGATACCTATCAGATTAATTACACTACAAGAATGAGGGCTCAATTGGAAGGGGAACCTTATGCTTTTTATCAGCATTTATCCCGTAATCAGAATTCTTCTTATTGTGCGTTTTTAGATATTGGTGATTACTCTATTCTTTCAGCTTCTCCAGAACTCTTTTTCCGGAAGAAGGGGAACGTCATTACAACAAAGCCTATGAAAGGGACATCAAAGAGAGGGCGATGGTTTGAAGAAGATCAAACATTAGCAGAAGACCTTTACCAGTCCGAGAAAAACCGAGCAGAAAATCTAATGATTGTGGATCTTTTACGAAATGATCTTGGAAGAATGGCGAAATCAGGTTCGGTTAAGGTGCCTCGTCTTTTTGAAATAGAAACCTATCCAACTGTTCATCAGATGACTTCCACAATTCAAGGGGAAATTGACGAAGATAAAACTATTTTTGATTGGTTTCATGCGTTATTTCCTTGTGGTTCCATAACAGGTGCTCCTAAAATCAGAACGATGGAATACATAGCAGAACTTGAGACCTCTCCGAGAGAAGTGTATTGTGGGGCGATCGGTTATATAACTCCCGAGAAGGATGCGGTTTTTAATGTTCCTATTCGTACTGTTTGGGTTGATAATAGCAGCCATCAGGCTGAATACGGTACTGGAGGCGGGGTGACTTGGGATTCAACAAGTAAAGGAGAATATGAGGAACTCCAAACAAAGTCTAAATTATTAACGGAAGATCGTCCTTCTTTTCAACTTTTAGAGACAATGAAATTAGAGAATCAAACCTATCCATTAGGGAGTCGTCATTTGAATAGATTAAGTCAAAGCGCTATTTATTTCGGTTATGAGCTTGATAAATGCTCCATTGAACAAGAGCTGAATCATATAGCTAAAGACTATCCAAATGGGGAGTACAAGGTCCGTTTATTAGTGTCCGATGATGGCACTTTTGAAACTCAAATAAGTGAAATTCAAAATAAACATGAGTATATGGAAGCGGTATTAGCTAAACAATCAGTGGATTCTTCTGATCCTTTTCTTTATCATAAAACCACTCATCGAGCCGTATATAACAATCATAAAACCTTGGAATTATCTGATCCAACCTCTGTTTTGTTATGGAACGAACGAGAAGAGATTACTGAATTTATCATTGGAAATGTGGTCTTAGAAATTAACGGCAAGCTTTTAACTCCACCTGTAAATTCAGGTTTATTAGCTGGCACGTATCGAGGCAATTTACTTGATAGAGGTGTAATTGAAGAACGAGTCCTATACAAGAATGATATTAAAATCTGTAATAAAGCATGGATGATAAATGCTGTAAGAGGTTGGGTGGAAGTTACTTTAAAGTAA